One genomic window of Hymenobacter sp. J193 includes the following:
- a CDS encoding YgcG family protein has product MAPALLLRNFLLKALALLALCASISQNAAAQDNYLTAIPDPKTLGESYVSDPDHLLQPGTVQDLNAILRPLDQSGRAHIDVVLTHSIGEEVPKTAATALFNRWKIGDKTKNNGLLMLVVEDQRRVEFETGYGLEADLPDVICFRIQQRYMLPHLRTRNYDAAVRAGVAALLRQLATGRLEPADSAAALAGEPAQAFTDDATHLIEEYQPDPNAWSELEGVAVVAALVFMVVCVLVLGFRIKKSAANYWVLFLGVLLIAGLVLAAVVLDWAVPPLLLIGLCYAWPGLYLHGYLREVNRLLAANYADKSRHARYQFLSETHHGLGWLRFLFPLGMAFYWPRHRQRLAALRDEAYACPVCATPMHRLDEAQDDAALQPGQAAEERIQSIDYDVWQCPACRHQLTLDYANLGSDAEACPKCHHRTLEPQPDEEVQAATTSHGGWGWHVHTCAFCQHVKKEKYTTSQLSSSSRSSSGSSFSGGSSSSSSSSSGGSSGGGGRRQQLVALLITLRQRHDTMHLLAANGVLPDPAKCGYSYRQVVNKAARKYDSRKFPPSSVRNQESEQGRLEL; this is encoded by the coding sequence ATGGCACCTGCTCTGCTTTTGCGTAATTTCCTGTTGAAGGCGCTGGCGCTGCTGGCATTGTGCGCATCGATAAGCCAGAACGCTGCCGCGCAGGACAACTACCTCACGGCTATTCCCGACCCCAAAACCCTGGGGGAAAGCTACGTGAGTGACCCCGACCACCTGCTGCAGCCTGGCACGGTGCAGGACCTGAACGCCATCCTGCGCCCCCTCGACCAAAGCGGCCGGGCCCATATCGACGTAGTACTGACCCACAGCATTGGCGAGGAAGTCCCGAAAACCGCCGCCACGGCCTTGTTCAACCGCTGGAAAATCGGGGACAAAACCAAAAACAATGGCCTGCTGATGCTGGTAGTGGAGGACCAGCGGCGGGTGGAGTTTGAAACCGGCTACGGGCTGGAAGCCGACCTGCCCGACGTTATCTGCTTCCGCATTCAGCAGCGCTACATGCTGCCTCACCTGCGCACCCGCAACTACGACGCGGCCGTGCGCGCCGGTGTGGCGGCCCTGCTGCGCCAGCTGGCCACCGGCCGCCTGGAGCCCGCCGACTCAGCGGCTGCTCTGGCCGGGGAGCCCGCCCAAGCTTTCACGGATGACGCTACCCACCTGATTGAAGAGTATCAGCCCGACCCCAATGCGTGGAGTGAGCTGGAAGGCGTGGCTGTGGTGGCGGCGCTGGTGTTTATGGTGGTGTGTGTGCTGGTGCTGGGCTTCCGCATCAAAAAGTCGGCGGCCAACTACTGGGTGCTGTTTCTGGGCGTGCTGCTGATTGCGGGGCTGGTGCTGGCGGCCGTGGTGCTGGACTGGGCCGTGCCGCCTCTGCTGCTCATCGGGCTGTGCTATGCCTGGCCGGGGCTGTACCTGCATGGCTACCTGCGGGAAGTAAACCGGCTATTAGCCGCGAACTACGCCGATAAAAGCCGCCACGCCCGCTACCAGTTCCTGAGCGAAACTCACCACGGCCTGGGCTGGCTGCGGTTCCTGTTTCCGCTGGGCATGGCGTTCTACTGGCCCCGGCACCGGCAGCGCCTGGCCGCTCTGCGCGACGAAGCCTACGCCTGCCCCGTCTGCGCCACGCCCATGCACCGCCTCGACGAAGCCCAGGACGATGCCGCCCTGCAGCCGGGCCAGGCCGCCGAGGAGCGCATTCAGTCCATCGACTACGACGTGTGGCAGTGCCCGGCCTGCCGGCACCAGCTCACCCTCGACTACGCCAACCTCGGCTCCGACGCCGAAGCCTGCCCCAAGTGCCACCACCGAACCCTGGAGCCCCAGCCCGATGAGGAAGTGCAGGCCGCCACTACTTCCCACGGGGGCTGGGGCTGGCACGTACACACCTGCGCCTTCTGCCAGCACGTCAAAAAGGAGAAGTACACCACCTCCCAGCTGTCCTCTTCCAGCCGCTCGTCGTCGGGGTCGTCGTTTTCCGGAGGATCTTCGTCGTCCAGCAGTAGCAGCAGCGGAGGAAGTTCCGGGGGTGGGGGGCGCCGGCAGCAGTTGGTAGCACTGTTAATAACACTTAGGCAGAGGCACGACACTATGCATCTTCTCGCGGCCAATGGTGTGCTTCCCGACCCGGCAAAGTGTGGTTATAGTTACCGTCAAGTAGTCAATAAGGCTGCCCGGAAATATGACAGCCGAAAGTTTCCTCCTTCTTCAGTTCGTAACCAAGAGTCGGAGCAAGGCAGGTTGGAATTATAG
- a CDS encoding YdeI family protein: MPRTDTYAQAQPASRAEWRQWLAEHHASSPGVWLVYCKKHSGQPSVTYPEAVEEALCFGWIDSHPRKLDADRTQLLFTPRKPKSGWSKVNKERLVRLEETGQLMPAGIAAIARARQNGAWESLDAAEAGTVPDGLAEALAANADAARHFAGFSPTARKMLLMWVLGAKQPATRARRIAETVRMAALNKRANFDRE; the protein is encoded by the coding sequence ATGCCCCGCACCGATACCTACGCCCAGGCCCAGCCCGCCAGTCGCGCCGAGTGGCGGCAATGGCTGGCCGAGCACCACGCCAGCAGCCCCGGCGTGTGGCTGGTGTATTGCAAAAAGCACAGCGGCCAGCCCAGCGTAACTTACCCCGAAGCGGTAGAAGAAGCCTTGTGCTTTGGCTGGATCGACTCGCACCCGCGCAAGCTCGACGCCGACCGGACGCAGCTGCTGTTCACGCCGCGCAAGCCCAAAAGTGGCTGGAGCAAAGTAAATAAGGAACGGCTGGTGCGGCTGGAAGAAACCGGGCAGCTGATGCCCGCCGGCATAGCCGCCATTGCCCGCGCCAGGCAAAACGGCGCCTGGGAAAGCCTAGACGCCGCCGAAGCCGGTACCGTGCCCGACGGCCTGGCCGAGGCCCTGGCGGCCAACGCCGACGCGGCCCGCCACTTCGCGGGCTTTTCGCCCACGGCCCGCAAAATGCTATTGATGTGGGTGCTGGGCGCCAAGCAGCCTGCTACCCGCGCCCGGCGCATAGCCGAAACCGTGCGCATGGCCGCCCTGAACAAGCGCGCCAACTTCGACCGGGAGTAA
- a CDS encoding formylglycine-generating enzyme family protein, with translation MLPSPALASAVDTLQAQLVEIPAGQIQLRDDRLKRQWQVDVGPFWLAAFPITQALYRAVTGEAPSRFLGEEHPVEMVSWHEAVTFCNRLSEAAGLTSCYHFGPEAEAVRFAPLAPGYRLPTEAEWEYACKAGTPGTRYGELDNIAWYKGNSGQTTQPVGQKLPNAWGLYDMLGNVWEWCSDIYDEAVYGSYRIMRGGGWCDEPRGCLATNRRRSHPRSFQIDDLGFRVARNGH, from the coding sequence ATGCTCCCTTCCCCGGCCCTTGCTTCCGCTGTTGATACACTGCAGGCACAGTTAGTAGAAATTCCTGCTGGACAAATCCAACTGCGCGACGACCGGCTGAAGCGGCAGTGGCAGGTAGACGTCGGGCCGTTCTGGCTGGCGGCCTTTCCCATCACCCAGGCCCTGTATCGGGCCGTGACGGGGGAAGCGCCCAGTCGCTTCTTGGGAGAAGAGCACCCCGTGGAAATGGTTTCCTGGCACGAGGCCGTGACGTTCTGCAACCGCCTTTCCGAGGCGGCCGGCCTCACCTCGTGCTACCATTTCGGGCCGGAAGCCGAGGCCGTCCGGTTCGCCCCTCTGGCCCCTGGCTACCGGCTCCCAACGGAGGCCGAGTGGGAATATGCCTGCAAAGCCGGCACGCCCGGTACTCGCTACGGGGAGCTCGACAACATTGCCTGGTACAAAGGAAACTCAGGGCAGACCACCCAGCCCGTGGGCCAGAAGCTGCCCAACGCCTGGGGCCTCTACGACATGCTGGGCAACGTATGGGAATGGTGCTCGGATATTTACGACGAGGCCGTGTACGGCTCCTACCGCATCATGCGGGGTGGGGGCTGGTGCGACGAGCCCCGGGGCTGCCTGGCCACCAACCGCCGCCGCAGCCACCCCCGCAGCTTCCAGATAGATGACTTAGGCTTCCGGGTGGCCCGCAACGGTCACTAG
- the lepB gene encoding signal peptidase I: MSLFNFRRRGTSATPSLPKSPAREWRDAVVFAVVAATLIRWSAVEAYHIPTPSMESSLMVGDYLFVSRLHYGPITPQTPLQVPLTHQTIWGTKLKSYSEAIQLPAFRLPGFSSVQRNDVVVFHVPHEQDRPADMRTHLIKRCVAIAGDTLEIRRGQVVLNGTAALPAGRMQNTYFLQVDAPDDAIRQAMYEHGVVDYNEPDGMPRASINPETGKSGFLISCTAEVAEYFRRQPYAQGLTVPTYAVSLFPGVADFHNPAAASTNQPPTWQLDDYGPLVVPRKGQTVALTPTNAGMYYTIVAQYEHNEGISWQNGTIYQHGRPLTSYTIKQNYYFMMGDNRHNSEDSRFWGFVPEDHIVGKAFFVWLSIDPYADLLHKIRWDRLFRPIS; the protein is encoded by the coding sequence ATGAGCCTCTTTAACTTCCGCCGTCGCGGCACTTCCGCCACGCCTTCCCTACCCAAAAGCCCCGCCCGCGAATGGCGCGATGCCGTGGTGTTTGCCGTGGTAGCGGCCACGCTCATCCGGTGGTCGGCGGTGGAGGCTTACCACATCCCCACGCCCAGCATGGAAAGCTCCCTGATGGTGGGCGACTACCTGTTTGTGAGCCGGCTGCACTACGGCCCCATCACGCCCCAAACGCCACTGCAGGTGCCGCTCACGCACCAAACCATCTGGGGAACGAAGCTGAAAAGCTACTCCGAGGCCATTCAGTTGCCGGCCTTTCGCCTGCCGGGGTTCAGCTCCGTGCAGCGCAACGACGTGGTGGTATTTCATGTGCCCCATGAGCAGGACCGGCCTGCCGATATGCGCACCCACCTCATCAAGCGCTGCGTGGCCATTGCGGGCGATACGCTGGAAATCCGCCGGGGCCAGGTGGTGCTGAATGGTACGGCCGCTCTACCCGCCGGCCGGATGCAGAACACGTATTTCCTGCAGGTTGACGCGCCCGACGATGCCATCCGCCAGGCCATGTACGAGCACGGCGTGGTCGATTACAACGAGCCGGACGGAATGCCCCGCGCCAGCATCAACCCGGAAACGGGTAAATCCGGCTTCCTGATCAGCTGTACGGCCGAGGTAGCCGAATACTTCCGGCGTCAGCCCTACGCTCAGGGCCTCACCGTCCCCACGTACGCAGTCAGCCTGTTTCCCGGCGTTGCCGACTTCCACAACCCCGCCGCTGCTTCCACCAATCAGCCGCCCACCTGGCAGCTGGATGACTACGGCCCGCTGGTGGTGCCCCGCAAAGGCCAGACGGTTGCCCTCACCCCGACCAATGCGGGTATGTACTACACCATCGTGGCCCAGTACGAGCACAATGAGGGCATCAGTTGGCAGAACGGCACGATCTACCAGCATGGCCGGCCGCTAACCAGCTACACCATCAAGCAGAACTACTACTTTATGATGGGCGACAACCGTCACAACTCCGAGGACTCGCGCTTCTGGGGCTTCGTGCCCGAAGACCATATCGTGGGCAAGGCGTTCTTCGTCTGGCTGTCCATCGACCCCTACGCCGACTTGCTCCACAAAATCCGCTGGGACCGGCTGTTCCGGCCTATTAGCTAG